In the Necator americanus strain Aroian chromosome X, whole genome shotgun sequence genome, ATCGCTTGAAAACGCCACcgaaaactgtgaaaaagggaaaaaagaactcacagGTACTGGAAGTGCTATAGTTAAGACACCCATTACAGCACAAAGTGAACCAACAAGTCGTCCAAATGACGTGTGAGGAGTCATATCACCATAGCCGACCTGTGGATTACAGTTATAAGGccagaattaaagaaaaatagaaaataagattttaaaaaattaaagaagcggaaggaggaaaaaaaagcaagggaAACTAAGTGaaagaaataggaagaaaagtagtgaaaaaaatttacagtGGTCATGGTGCATATCGCCCACCACAAGCCCAACGGAATTGACTGGAACTGATTGTCTGGATTTACTTCCATTTTCTCAGCATAATAGACGAGAGCAGCAAATATAACAATGCCAAGTATAAGAAAGAatacctttaaaaatttttataagttaatttttctactattatGTACAATTTATCATGCTCATACCAGTAAAATCAATTCTTTAGCACTAGCACGAAACGTATGAATTAGAATTTGAAGACCTCTATGATGTTGAGTTAGCTTAAACAAAcggaaaatcctgaaaaaaaagaaatatggggaaaaatttaaattgaagcaatgttgtcaagaaaaaaaaaggtgaaccTAATCATTGAAAGGAACTCCACGACATCTTTTGGGGCATCTTCCAAAAGTCGAATAAAAATAGCATCAGCATAAAATGACAACGTTGCTACCTGAATCATGTAGAATAAATTTACGTAGTAATCAATAATttaagaacaaagaaaaaatgtatgtTATATTTTTCAGCAGCACATGTAATAATTTAAGTCGACATTTGGTATATTTTTTCTCCGGAAAATTGCTGGGTATTCAATTCTAGTTTGTACACTGCCTAGGTAATCCGTTGAAATGTGGTTCACGTCAACTGGCACCATCCATAGGAAATAAAACTATCGCAAATTTTCAGCGTTTATTTCAGACATGTGACGTTTTCTGTACAACCACTTGACTATtaagaaattcagaaagatATTGGGAACGCATAGATATCTTCTTTGCCTACTGCTAACTGTTAcgacaagaaacaaaaatagaaaaatctgagaatTACCAATTACAGATCTCATAAaatctcatttaaaaaaatctagctAAGAAGGCTTTTCATCATGTATTTACAAACATCTATGTAAACTAAGGTCAAGcgaactacatttttcccaaatGTCCaagtcaaataaaataaaagtatatataaaaatataataatactccttattttttgttttaaaatagtGGTTCTGGACTACGTATCATGGATCTCTGCACACAAAGACTTCTGGAtatctttttccttcaaaaatctcACGATTAAAAAGAGAAGTACATAGAACTCTGCATTCAATAAAGCCCtgcatttttttgctcaacaaagatttaataaattttcctAATGTCTCTAaggatttgattttctttaaaaataaattttccatatttatcattattgaAAGACTGCAGCAGATGTGATATTCTCTCAGCCGTTGATACGCCTCGAGATTTGATTTTGTCCTTataatttcaaatgattttgtttaaacaaacaaaatcataaaatttccTCTATTCAGCAGCCAAAAAAAACGCTGCCGTAACTTCGTTCAGGTCGGGTCAAAAGTATGGAAAAACTGGATAACAAcgtgttccatttttcttatttagtgtgcaattttatttctatttgcgTCGAACTTCTATTCATTGTTACTTCCATGTTTTTCCCTATAACTGGTTTCTCAACACGTCAATAGAAAACCCACAATAGTTCCTATACCGATCTCtggattttggatttttctctttcagagAATCAGATTCCATTCCTCTTCTTTGTTTACAGACGTAGCGACAAAAGTCAATTAATAAAGGTGTAATTATCATGTTCTCGTCATATTCATTTCCCATCTAACTGATTATAATGCATTTGCGAAAACAAGACGGAATAAATAcgtttgaataaaaatattgaaagaataaaagttgGTAGAACTCACCAGATCAATATTATTGAGCGGTGATTTGAGAAATCCCCATTTTGAAGGACAGAATATGAATCGTATAATAATCTCTAATGTAAACCAAATATTACAAATGAGCTCCACCTAAATTATTtgatgtaaaattaaaaattatgcaGTAAAACGTAAAATTTCCCTCTGTTGGGGGAATGAAATTTCAACAAACCTGTCCAAAAGCGACATGTGGTTCGGTTGTTTGTCGGCTAACACCAACAATAGACCGACCATGATACGTCATATTTGTTGTTTCAATAACTGGTATACGAAAACTCGGATGAGTTTTAAGGCAAAACGATAGAATCGATACGAATATAAAGCATACAGAAATTCCAGCAATAATCTAAAAGCTTTGCTATATAGATAGGTCAATTTgtatattagaaaaataagtgaaatgatggtttgaaagaaaaataaataaaagaaaagaaagaaaagagaacgaatGAATTAACAGTGTTACCTTTGCCGATCGTGATGAATACGGTTCATCGAATAATGCCCATATCCTAGGTTTATAATACATCCATTTTGTGCGTTTCCCCTGTAAGATTAATTCAGATATCACATTTTTTGTGGCAAAGATTAAAATGtcacaaatttttctgaagttcCAGATAATAGTGAAAAAATTCGGCGCCTTACATTGACTAAAAATAGATAagattttaaggttttttttagaaatttctttctttctttctttctttcttcaatacACACATACCCGCCTTGCTCATTTATGTTATTCCAATGCTATGTATATTTTTAtgagagtgtttttttttcgacagaaTGTGGATTTTCTTCACGAAACGTTAATTTTGTTATTGAGAAAAGTTATTTATACAATGCAATCGAAAACGCGAAGCAGGTGCAGCACGTAGTTATCAACTGAAAAATCTCGCAACTTCGCAGTAGAAGTCATGTTTAGGGaagaaagtcttttttttttctaaaataacaATTGATAAAATGTGGAGATATATCCTCTACATGAAATCCAAAGAAatataacaagaaaatatatGTAACAAGCTACATTGGCAAAAcctaaaaattctaattcaaCCGCAGGCAATTTTCAATGAAACATCAATGGCCagacacactttttttttagcggatACAAAAAGATCCCAGAAGAATAATTCTTCCATCATGCACCATTTTGCAGCATCTGCTCAATGAATACTGCTCAATTTACTCGTGCCCAATGCTTCTTATTTTCCTCCGAAAAATTGTTGCAAGTGTTATGTGTCGTTTATTTTTCCAGTTATTCCACGAGCATTGTTAGTttgattcaaaataaaaatagccaACATAAACGAAAACGACTATAATTCATTATTCAACCAGACACCCAACATAATAGAAAGCCCTCCTCCATTTTCacaataattatttgaaataattgcaGTGGTGTTCTATTGTTAACCTGCATATTGTCGTATAGGAAAATTTTAAcatgaactatttttttttctcgttacaGCTTCACTCATAACTGTTGACTAGCCTCAAATTGCAGTGCGATTAGTCATTTTGTGCTGAGAGGAGGATGTATGGATCTCTTAACTCAAACAGCTATAGGATTATGTTCTTTCGAAAGAAATGCACATGTGCTCAATGAGTTGCATGGAATTGTAGGCGCTTTACAGCGCTTTCATTGCTTGAAGGATTCATAATTATagatttgaaagttttttaaGTTCGTACAGGTTGGTTGAACTAAACGTCAGGGTTTCGTGATTAAGCTGGAATAAAGAGGCGGAACACATagaacctttttttaattgaaattgCCAAACTCTACTTTATATTCCGCTAATTTTATGAGATATTAACCTCATTACTAACTTAGATCATTGCTCTTCGTAAAACACCTCTTCTGTTCATTTTCGAAATCTCTGAGTGCAATCCTAGTTGCATTCTATGAATAGGCATTAATTCGAGTGTACTTGAAGAACGCTTATGTATTCTCCTTAGCACCTATTCATACTCATTTCTGAGAACGATTCATAAAAtcaaaagtaaagaaatgatGAATAGAAGTTAATTTTGTTGCAAGATAGCACCTGAAAGTAATCCTCTTCCCATCCGAACTTTTTCATTGTATCTTGCTCTCTAAGTTGTGGATCATCTTCTCTTTCAACATCCATTCGATCGAGCACAGCCAATGTTTCCTGGGTGTCTCTGAGAAAGTGCgtgattttgttttgacatACGGATTAAAGGATATTCACAACTAAAAATAGCCGTTCTGCAATGGGCCTCGAATTCATCTTCATCCGTAAAAACACTGTAAAATTTCAAGACATCTATAAGATAATAATTGACTGGTATAGGTTAGAACCGAGAATCGAGTGGAAGCAATTacaaaaaactataaaataagTGCTAGAAAACGTTGCTACACTTTTTTGTCTCATAATGgcttaaaaaaggaaaactactTAACTCACACTCTTAAATGTATCcgaaaaatggacaaaattggttagcatagaaaaaaaagtaacaaactTTGCGTGCAGTAGTTGCATCCAACAACATGGCTCTGTATCACTAGCGTCCAGACCCCAGTATTGAAGTTCTTCTTCAAATAATGGACCACAAACATCCGTTGGATAATGTAGTTTACCCGTTCGATAATAATTAAgtacctaaaaaaaattattctattcAATAATTGCTGGTTTTCTAAACATTCACCAGCATTGGCAGCATACCTGTGCAAAGACGGCTGGATGCCTATCAAAAAAATACTCGTTTAAGAGAGGATCGAAATTCGCGAGCGAAGGCGTCaaactgaaagaaatgaggatgagctttttgttttattttaatactagaaaaagttagaaattcCATTATAGCCGTAACCTCCATTTGCGAATTTCGCCGCGGAAGAAAGCCGAAAGAAACTATTTTTAACCGTATTACTTCAATCCGATAAACATGagtattttttattgagaaataacgataaaataataataataataaagaggTTGATAAAACCAGTAGTTAAGGAGTAACTTTTGGCAAATTTAATCTGTAAAAGTCAATGAAATAAAGcggaacaaaaagaataaaaattaaataaaagaatatcaAAAAGTGCATTGCGCAAATAGCAAAAGAGAAAGAttgcaaaaaatcaaaaaattctagaatgtTGATGTTTGTTCTTTGAGCCTAAAATTGCCGTTTTTTAACGTATATAAACaagcgaaaagaaatatattgGATTTAAGAATGGTGGAAATAAATTGATACCTTAAAGCTGGAGAAATACAAAGAGCAGTAAAATGAGTGGAATACAAAAGTTCCTTAGCAGAGACAACTcaaaccacgaaaaaaaaggaaaaattaaagaagcaGTGAAAAAATGTACAGAGGAGTGCAAATGCTTCGAGGTGAACGTGAGTGAGCATCGTTTTCCTTTTCGGTAAAATATAACATACCGGCTAAGTCGAGTGGCTGGAATTTTCTTAAGCGTAGCCTGATATGTTTCATGTCGTACACCTCCGACATTCAGCACGACTCTTTCGTCCATAGGAAGGCCTAAATTGGAATAAATGCGGTGGAAACTATGGAGTGAATACGAAAAAGTGCACCCATGAGAAGGATAAATGAATTAAAGTGAGCAGTTAGATGTTTACAGCCAGGCTTGAATGAAACGAtgcaagcattttttttcagcttgctGAATGTGCTCAGCTATACTTGTTAAATATTCATGATGCAACTAAATGAAAACAACTCAAAGACGACAACGGAGCCTCAAATGGACTCATGAGGTATCCATTCGCCCGCTTGCGCCTTACGCACTGACGTTCCGATGCGGTGAACTGGGAATGCGCCAGGATGCACCCACTACCTCTCTTTCAATCACATTCAAGTGGTTTTTGGGATGAAATCAACGGCCAAAGCTAGTGTTGAGCTCTCGCCTGAGGAACGAACGCTAAGGAGGATGTGATTTATAAAGAGTCTCTACCACGCCTCTATTTCTGAGTGTTCTTAGCTTTTGTGGCATGTTTGAAAACATGTTTGAAAACAGCTGCATTGTTAAACATACAACGGTTTCGGGATGTTGAATATACCCGGGATTTCGCATCCTCCACATTTCTGACGATCGTCGCACAACATGAGACTGCTACAAAGTGAAATTTTGGCGAAAATGAGTGTCGAGTATTCATAAGTACATATGAGTACATACCTACTATGTTTATGAAATTATAGTGcaaagaaattgatgtggttatTGTGGATTGAATAatgggttatttttttttcatatttctcttGGGGATAAAAGAATAAGAGCAATGCGGGTTCCTGGTGAAAGCAAATCGGCCACGGATATCAGAGATGTTTCGGGTCGTTACGAGGCGAGAACACGACCTCAAACAATATGAGCGACGGGGCCATTGTGGTTACATGGCCTACGAGATTTGGTAGAATCGTCGAACGAAATAGAGGGCGGGCTAACAGATGTAGCATTTTTCCGCATAATATTCGTCATGTTTCCGGGGAATTTCGCCGCCAAATCTCGTTGGCGCTGAGAGGAACTTGAGATGGCGACATAAGCAAGCGTTTATTTTTCAACCACGTCTTATTTATGTGTCATTCATGTCAACGAACATTTAACTACTTCTATGAATGGATTCTGGATTGTAAAGGAACGCTGAAATCTTTTCGTGGAACATATACAGGTTGACGCTAACAATGTAGAATCGATTGTGTGAAGAGATTTCAAATGATTTCcataaatatagaaaaaattttggtaATTCTATGGATCGGAAATTTTAATCGATAAGTAAATTATTATTGTACTAATAGAGTTAAACGTAATTTTGGCGTTAAGAGATTTTTTCGAGAAGGAACTACCAATGCTTTGAATTGGCcataattttgtaaaaaaaaattggggcTTTTAAGTGAAATTACGGAAGAGAATAATATTCAATTCAATGTACGGCATAGCTGAAAATAACTCTAGCATAGgataaaatccgaaaaaaaacacaactcaTTAAATATTTCTCTCAGTGCCGACTGTGTTATACACGGGATTTCACAGAATTAATATTTTCAAGAGATATGAAGAGGAAATCTCTGCAGATGTACACGCGAATTCGTGACAGCACTAAAAACTTTGGGAATAAATGAGGCGATAGATCAATGATGTGACTAGAGTTGTAGATACGAAtttaaaattctattctaaaatatctaaaattccaaaattctaaaacagaagaaggaaaaaaaagcgaaattttaaacgtttcttcatttatttatattgttgGCGTATTTGAGACAGTTAAGTTGAGGATTTAGAGGAAATCATTATGATAGCTGCgaaaagcaaaatattttcaaacagtATTAGTCTTTCCTAGCAGCAAAATAATGAGCTTCTTCTCCATCTCAATCCTACCACAATTCTCGTGCCATGCCCAAATGGCTCCCGAAAACAACGACAATGAGCTTGCACTTGAATAACCGTCTGGAATTCTTCGCGATGAACAGCTAAAAGCGGAAGGAAATCTGAGTGCATCTAATGCATAATAGTGTCAAATCACTTTATGGTTAGTGTACGTCGGACAAATTATGGATAGATCGTCAATCTTAACGAATTCCGACACGACCAAAAATCGCACTTCTTCGTATACGCTCGTTTGAAAAACGCAGTGATGTGAGAAAGTTGCCTGCTTCATTCAAAGCGGAAATGGTTTGCCACTACTAAcacaataatatatatatatatatatatatatatatataagtaatataataatgtatatTATatgaataaaactaaaattgtGAAGACGAATTACTTAGAAATTCATATCATTGCCttgttttaaattatttagtaAAAATCTAAATCAGCTGAGTTAAACTTGCACAACTATCATCCTATGATTGGAAGAATGCCAAGAAATCTCGAGTGTCAGATAGGATCATTCAGGATTTCTCATCAGATCGCTGTAGCTAAGTTTCAAATAGCAAAATGATATATACACTAATGAAGAGcaggaaattagaaaattctgTTAAATACATGTCATCAACGTTCGAAGTTGATAATGATACTGATAAGTagaaaataacaagaatatttgcaaaagaaaaagtgatttttctaTTCCTGAAAACACATGAACCCAAACAATAAGTGGAACTGTGAAAAACAACGAGTGAAAATATGGATTCAGTTGTCCATGCTGATCAACGGTCTCATATACTGCGTAGTCGTGTACCTATACTCTGTCTGTTCCAATTTCACACATGTTTATGGAAAAGAATCATATTTGGATAATGCACGTCACTTTTATCCTTAAATTTGGCTGATTAGAATCGCATTCGGGGTGTTTAAGCTTTATTTTGTTGATATTAACGAATACATGTGCTCATATATGTAACAAATTACAATAAGGTATAATTTTTAAACTATAAACAGAGGAAGATGTGAAgagattctaaaaaaaattgtttttaataataaaaatcaatgaggtgaAATAACGCCaattctcgaattttttttttgcctcaaatGATAGCACCTGAGATcaataaattccaaaaacgTAATATactacctttttttctcgtaatgtAATCTTTGGTGAAGCGAGTAACGTGGCACCTGGGATAATTAAATTCCAGGAATCAATGTACATCTAAAGAGCGATGTTACTATTTTAAAACATGTCGTATTTTGTTGAATTGATAAATGAGTTCTCTACGAGAAAACAAGGATATTTTCCGGGttcaatttgtagaaaaaaaagttccaccGAACGAAAAACACTCACTGCTGTCTATGTGCACTTTGCTGGCGCATCGAATGTTCAACGCTCTAACATTTTTCCCTCCATTATGTATGGCAAAACAATAGGAACccattcttttgaaatttttattgtagCTCGAATATTAGAATTTCCTAGATCATTCCTAGCAAAATAGACAAATCACGAAGAGGATCAGTAGAGCAGGGATTGTTGTCGTTGCCCTGCTAAGAATAAGAGGAAGTCTTCAGTTAAGTACTATATGAAATCctctggaagaaaatcaatatcaAAGGAACTAAAATGGTTGTAAGCGAATTAGTGGTTGACAGTGtgatcaaaatttaaaatctaaTCTTCCTTCAAGAatgacaaatttttgaaaattttcccaatACATCAATTTCGTTTcaatttgaatttcaaaaattcctgcTCTTTAAATATATGACGTAAGAACGAAAATAATAAGCATTTCGAATCAGTAATTAACATTGGAGATGGAGTGCACGAAGTTCCAACTTGCTCCGCCCACGGTTCGTGAAACGTTGCGATCGGATTGCACTCAGATTTGAGGTTCGAAATCACGAACCCTcatttctcaaatttattCCTTATAAAATTAATCTACGTcctattttgttttcattgagAACTATAACAAATTaacaatttaattttcaatcaattttctAGCTTTGGCACTTTCAACTtgcgaaatttcttttttcttcttcctttgtaGAACGTGTCTCTAGAGAGGATTTTctggcaaaaaataaaaaatctcgTCTATgcaaaatttgaggcaaacgtTTTGGGTAGGTCGACGCTGTTGACATGTGTCCTAGctttttgtagaaaacagcgttaGATCATAAgaacagcagtttttttttttacttttccattttttttttgtttcagagtAGAAGGAAAACACGGATTTGACTTGCAGATTGTCACTTGTTCACTGTTTCCATTATTGGCTCCCGGAGACACGAAGATGAGCTTGGATCTAGTACTAATGCCCTATAATTTTGAGTAAAACGTTAACACAGCTCCTTAGGTTGATGAACTCTCTCCAACTAGATTTTCTTGAACGTTTACATAGTGCGCGATAAAAATTCGGGGATATCCTGAAGAGTGACATActggaaataattgaaaatcatCCAGATAATATTTGCAATAAGTTTTGAAGTGTTGGAGCactgcttttgtttttgcagtCCACTTTCGCCGAGtatcatcatttttcaaagcatGCACCATTTGTTTGGTTCATTTCAAGAACGTCTGCAAATGTTTTATGAAATTTGTTTCTATGACAACAGTAAGGTGATAAAAGTGAACAaattattaggaaaaaaaaagaaattggttAACAATTTATGCACGGAAAAGACGTATCCTTGATTGAGGTCATTATAGAAAGATTCAGCTTTCATAGTATTTCACAAACAGTTAAATATATTAGTATTCTAGCAATGCTTAAAACTCATGAAAAGGGtctgttgttaaaaa is a window encoding:
- a CDS encoding hypothetical protein (NECATOR_CHRX.G21655.T2) yields the protein MDERVVLNVGGVRHETYQATLKKIPATRLSRLTPSLANFDPLLNEYFFDRHPAVFAQVLNYYRTGKLHYPTDVCGPLFEEELQYWGLDASDTEPCCWMQLLHAKDTQETLAVLDRMDVEREDDPQLREQDTMKKFGWEEDYFQGKRTKWMYYKPRIWALFDEPYSSRSAKIIAGISVCFIFVSILSFCLKTHPSFRIPVIETTNMTYHGRSIVGVSRQTTEPHVAFGQVELICNIWFTLEIIIRFIFCPSKWGFLKSPLNNIDLVATLSFYADAIFIRLLEDAPKDVVEFLSMIRIFRLFKLTQHHRGLQILIHTFRASAKELILLVFFLILGIVIFAALVYYAEKMEVNPDNQFQSIPLGLWWAICTMTTVGYGDMTPHTSFGRLVGSLCAVMGVLTIALPVPTEPGPGLSP
- a CDS encoding hypothetical protein (NECATOR_CHRX.G21655.T1): MDERVVLNVGGVRHETYQATLKKIPATRLSRLTPSLANFDPLLNEYFFDRHPAVFAQVLNYYRTGKLHYPTDVCGPLFEEELQYWGLDASDTEPCCWMQLLHAKDTQETLAVLDRMDVEREDDPQLREQDTMKKFGWEEDYFQGKRTKWMYYKPRIWALFDEPYSSRSAKIIAGISVCFIFVSILSFCLKTHPSFRIPVIETTNMTYHGRSIVGVSRQTTEPHVAFGQVELICNIWFTLEIIIRFIFCPSKWGFLKSPLNNIDLVATLSFYADAIFIRLLEDAPKDVVEFLSMIRIFRLFKLTQHHRGLQILIHTFRASAKELILLVFFLILGIVIFAALVYYAEKMEVNPDNQFQSIPLGLWWAICTMTTVGYGDMTPHTSFGRLVGSLCAVMGVLTIALPVPVIVSNFAMFYSHTQARDKLPKKRRRVLPVEQIRLQARRHAHVLDSNPIATRRNAFVNLTDRKNSDEDDSKTMIEKKSDMNRRERKEVTDQHSNVVDTVVNMGDAYASNTTTTIP